The following DNA comes from Quercus robur chromosome 1, dhQueRobu3.1, whole genome shotgun sequence.
GTGAAGACAGCATGTAATTAGATTGTCAATCCACTTGCTTCTTTAAAgaatgcatgtgtgtgtgtatattggTCAATAGCCCTTCGTTTTGTGACAGTGAAAAAGTGGATTCATAATTTATTTGACATTGAAAGATAGAAATCAAAAGTGGAATCATTAATTagccaacaagaaaaatgaaatttttagcTCTGGTAGAGAAATTATGAAACTCGAATACAATGGTTTTAAGAATCACTGGTACAAAGCAAAATTGTTTGTGCTGTGTACTTGTCAGCTTCTGGAATGATTGCTGTCGGTTTGCCATTAAATGATTCACCATTTGGTCTTGTTTAGAGGCTGTGTTGGTTCAAGTACATAGTGACGCTATGTAAAAGAAGAGCAAAAGGGaagaaactttattttttatttatttttataataaaagtgcaattataatttaaaacttagTTTGTTTTATTCTACACAACGGTGATAAATCTCCTACGTATGTACTACATTAAGAAGCAATGAGTCTTCCTATGTCCTAGAACTTCCCTGGGTCTATACTACATCTTAACCATTGATAATGATTTGCACAAGGCATAAAGTTTTGTTTATTGGAGCaccttggaaaaaaaaatttctgtatCAGGTTAATTCAACTATATGATTCTTTAGTGACAGGCCTATTTTAGACAAAGCACTCAACCTTGGCTTTTTTGGGCGTTCATGGCTTCAGCATGGCTCATCTGACTGATAAGTTAGAATATGTGGAGCCCAAGCTAATTGCAAACAGTTTGCTTATGTGGAATGAGCCCATCAGTTTTACCTTTTTTCCCCCCTTAAGTAAGGAGGAGAGGATGGAGTTTATAGGCATAATTCCAAGCAACCTCAAAAGGAGTACTGTAACTCCTGAGGTAGCAATGGGCACTTATAAACTTGcactcattctctctctttagCAATGTGTAACTAAGTCCACAGGTCCCaaagctttgtttttttttttttgctaagaaaGATAGGATGGAGTTTACAGGCAATAATCCCAAGCAGTCCTCAAATAGGAGCAATTTTCTCAAATAAGAGCTGTTACATACTAAGTCAGTGTTTACATTGTGATATCTGTTTCTCTAGGATTTATTGATAAGTAATTTTTCTCCCTTTGACCGAATCTTGAGGTAAAATATTATTCTGATGTCTTCTGGTGCAGATCTATGCAGTTGGGTCATCATCTGACAAAGGCATTCATCTGTTGGATTTCTATCCTGATCCAACTTCTGCCAGCCATGTAGAGCACAGGTAAGAAACTCGTCACCATGTTAACCTTTGTTAAGTGACTACCTGGAGTTCAAGGGGCTAAATCTGGATTTATGGCCTAATTTGCTAGCGTGGGTGCATCTGCATATCTCAGTATAATGTATCATCCACTTTAGATGATAAGTTTATTTCAACCCAAGTGATTGAATAAGGGGGTTTGCTGTGTGTTTTCCTCAAATGATTCTGCAAATATATACTTCTATTTAGCTCTATTGTCTTTATTTGGAAATAGATACTGTCTTCTAAGGATGATCAAGCTCTTTAAAGGGACCAGTAGATGTATCTGTGTGTTTGTTGTGTGTGTCCATGTGCGCATGTGTAGGCATGCCTATGTGAACTTCCTccccttcattttctttctgttttaAAATATTgcttaatcattttttttgtagtgaaaatATAGAGAGCTCTTCTGGGATAAACCatcaaaaaaagcaaaacaggTTTGTTCCTTTGTCTGAAGGTGTTACTGCATGTGCTGCTCATCCCCTCAATGGTACCATCATAGCTGGGACAAAGGTTAGTAGTCTAGAGGAACTGCTTTAATATTCTTTctgttattaatattataagTATGCCTCTTCTTTAAAGGTaaaaacgaaaaaaagaaaaagaaaaaaagaatcctCTTTAAGCTTCCTGTCCTTTAACTCATAGACTGCTTgctggctctctctctcttccttagCTTCTCTTTGAAAAGCACAGCATATATCATTACTTACTCAAGCATGAAAGTGGGAAGAATATTTTACCAGTCCAAACATGCATGCAAGCACACTCAATACTTGTTCATGAATTTacaaaaataagcaaaatcccaacaattcaagtttaaaaaaattataaataaatatactaCTCCCTAAAGGCTTACCGAGTTACTGTACAGTGAGAGCATATTGCAGACAGTGTTAACCCTCTCCACTGGGATAGGCTTGaagaaatttcattaattttagcCATGCCAAAGAGAAGTTTGACTTGTGAAACATGCATACTAATGGAAGTGTGTACCTGATCATGGATGTAAATGAGTTGTAAAAGCAAGTGAACAATATACTAAAAAGAAGTATATGTTTATCAAGAattgacatgatttttttttccctgatttCGTCTTCCCCATTAACGAATGGAGCCTGACTTTTGATTGATAAATGATTTCAGCACTCATCTTTGCTCGTGATTTCCCAGAAGCCACAATCATTTTAAGTTGGATTATTGTCTAGGCAGTTGTGCTGGACTGGAGACATGTTCTATATCCTCTTATTCAATCAAGCATGTAAATATGTCCGCGGCAAGAAACAACAGCTGAAGCCATTAACATTGGAATTCCAAAATCTTACAGAATAGAATACATGCAAAAGGGGATTGAATCCTGACTCTTGCGGATCAATCAAATGGTCTTTCAAGGCATGCAGTCCATGAATCTTTTGTAAATTAAGCCCTTCAGCTCAAGTGCATTGTAAGGTGTAGCAGGtcattaatattttgttaattcaGTGGTCCTTGCTAGTGATTGCCGTATGCTGTTCATCTGTAATCTGGGTCTATTTCTATATTTAAAGTTCTCTAATGGTCCAAAAATAGAATTGTTTCCATTTGGGGTTGATTTTCATTAATGatacattttctttatataattttttaatagaaaattatgtatttttaagAGAGAATTGATAAAATTTGCGTGCCTACAATTtgacaccaaaaaagaaagggcaGCGTTTGTTACATAAACACTATTTGGCACTCAACCTTGGCTTTTTTGGGCGTTCACGGCTCATAATGGCTTATCTGATTGATAAGCAAGAATAAGCGGAGCCCAAGCTAATTACAAGCAGTTTGCTTTTCGGGAATGAGTCCATCAGTTTTTAAGAgagaatcaataaaattttcactGACTACAATTTggcaccaaaaaagaaaggcagTGTTTGTTACACATTGTTATACACCTTTTTTTTGAACTGAAATCGTGATACATGATTAAATCACGTCTTCAACTCAcaatttcaatattaaaaaaaaaaagtgtaatagcATGTGTATAACAAGTTTTAtgcaaaaagaaatatatagtCTTTCCTGTACTGCTGTACCTAAACTCCCCATAGCACTCATGTGAAtagtatggtactttactttctaGAAATCAAGtattaggtaattttttttttcactttttttttttggtaaattttatattagtaagtggattataaatatttaaaatagtaattagtAGTTAGATTGTGGACTGTCAAGTggtttatctttatctttttattttttctttttttgtataatagtttactttcaagaaatcaagtatagggtaaatttttttttttttttttttttataaattttatattattatgtggattataaatatttgagatagtaattagtatttaaagTGTAGATTATGTAGTGATTTatccttatctttttttttttttttcctttcttttttcgattgtatggtactttactctCAAAAAATCAAGTACTAGGACGgtctatttatttttacaaattaaaaaaaaaaaaaaaaaaaaaaaaggaaagcatTGATGCCAATATTGCACTAAAtttgcacacaaacaaaacaaagcaaaaaataGCAGAAGTGTCTAGGATTCGAACCTACAAAGGCATAGCCCTACTCCAGTACTACCAAAATGGTCCCAATATGGCCGGTATTTTAACCGGCACgaaattattatgtttttatacCGGTTTACTTGCTGGTGCAGTAAATTCTAGCAATACCAGTCAGTACTGTATGAAATCAACTCCACTCTCACTTTCCACCCTCCCTCTAAACATAAAAATGCATTAATCCGCTaagtagtaaaatgaaaattgatATCCATGATTTTAGGTAAGATTCATTCATACATGAAAAGTAGGATTCATCCCTATACTTATAAAAGGAATGTTTTATAATATGCCTGAATGCAcgtacaaattcattgtacctcCCATATTTGAGTCCCATCAACTTGTAAAAGAGGTACTCAATTTCATTCAAACAAAAGTAGGGAGGGATGCTTCCCCCATCTCCTTCACCCaattccaaaaaagaagaagggatgGAGGAGATGGGGGATACTTCCCACCTGATTACAAGAAATCCCAGCTAGCAAACTCATAGGCAAGAGTCTACCGGTCTCAAAACACGAGCTGcactccaaaaagaaaaaaaagactgtAAAGCTAGAAACAAATCATCTATGATCAGAGCTATAGACCAATGGGGTAGGATGATAGAGCAACTTATCTGGTTTAGAACATTGAGAGCATCCTCTTCTAACACGATGGAGGAGAAGCCTGCATTCGAAGCTGCTTGCAACATGAGGAGCAGATTGTGGGCATCCAATGGAGTGAGTTTAAGCATTTTTGAGGTATTCAAAAGAGGGGAAACCCATTGACTGATATTCATTGGGCCATTCGGAAAGAGACCATACTATTTTTGTTATCGGGCAGCGTAAGAAGAAATGTACAATAGATTCCTCTTCCTCCTTACAAAGAGGGCAGCTAGAATAAGATTCTAAATCCTCGCATATATGGATAGATTGTGTTATGTACTATGATACAATCATAACTAGTGAAACGCCCCATGGCCTTGTAAAGGGGACAAGCCCCGTAATCTTGTAAACAGCGCACAATGGAGCTTGCGAGATAAAAAACCTACCCTTGCATATACGGGTGATGTACTCATAACTAATGAGACTGTcttataattttgtaaaaaaggGGTATTATATGCCCCAGGACTTGGGAGGGACTTGCATACCGTACTATATATGCTTGCAAGTGTTTACATTTGATGGTGAGGCTCGTAGTggcttttttaattaaaaaaaaaattgaaaaaaattaaaaatagagtaaaaaacaaaaaggatttAGTAAAACCCTGAACTAATATAGGCTAATAGGTGCCTTACAAAGCCTTGGCCAATTTAGTACTCAAAGTACGCAGATTGGCATGAACAACTATGTAGTATGTAACAACTATGTACTGTTCACATTTTCCTTCCGTTTGTGAACGTGAGGAAAGAAAATGATCAAAGTTCTTGAAGAACAAGAATTTGAAGTTTTATAGTTCTATAACTCTATTGAAGAACACAGCTATAGCTATCATGAGTTTTCTTCTGAATTCTGATGCCTGTTTCCTGGGTGATGATTTCGAAGATGAACAGACTGACCGTTGCCTTCAACGATGAGGGATTATAAACAACCACTAAACTATACTAATCtcaatcaaaactcaaaagccaACAGATACAATATGAccagaaaacatttttttttttcatggcaACAGCTTATAGTTGACAGAGAAACTTGTTTGTGATCAATGGTGATTTCAGCTATGAAATCTGTGAACCACAATCAATACATTCAAAAGAATGACAGAAACTATGTACATTAATCAAGAAAGACTCCAAAAAGTATCCAACACAATAAAAGAATTTGAGATCATTTAGTAGAAATCCAATTAATTACAACACTACAGGGTGATTAGGCTACAAAAACCAACCAAGACATGAGATAATATCTTCACGTGGATCTGGCCAGAAGACTTTTGGGTGGAGGGACAAGAGCAACAGCACCCCTGTCTGAACATGAGTATTTCCCGTATACCACCTTAAGCTTACTTTCTGCAGCAGCTGAATGAAACTCAACCAATAGCTTGGCACAGTCCCTGTAAAAATCACATACAAGAAATTAGTACTTTATTTGTTCTTTCCTCCCCTTTTTTTGGCCCGAAATGGCACTCTAAAACAAAGTTTATACAGGCTGCATATGATTCAGCAATGATTTATTCCCATACAGGCATACATAATGCCATAAGCTGCAAATACCAAAAGCACATATACAGCAGGCCTGCAGGTGAGAAttacaaagaaaagagagcaTACATTATCTGCTCTTCAGAGTAGCCTGAGTAGTGCTTCAGAGTTTCACTCCAAAAAGGGGTCTTGTTGAGAGTGCAGTGTGCGGCAAAAACGGCTGCAGCAGCAATCATTGAAGGGCAATACAAAATGGTTGTTGGATAATGCATAAGACCCAGTTCAGCTAGAAAAAACACCATATTCTCCATCTACATCAGCCACGAAAAGAAAAAGACCCGTCAAGTCTCTGCTActcagtgaaaaaaaaaaaaattgtgaaaatcaaaagcaaaatagAATACCTCCAGATCAGGTGCAACAGAAGCTTTGATATATCGAACCAGAAAGACGTAAGGTGTGGGAACTGTCAAATACCACTCCAACTTTTCCAAAATTGCTTTCTCCATGACAAGTATCTGAGTATCGGGGTAAGCATAGTCTGATATGCAAACCAGGTCATCAACCTGTAAATTTCCAAAACTCCATATCagaataaagttttaaaatttaatgagCAGGAAGGCATGAAAAATTTCAGCTTAACATAATTGTGAGATAAGATTGCTAGATACCTGTAGACAGTAACTTTCTTCATATTTACAGGCTAAGAGCATTGAGCTCATGCCCACTAATTGAAGTTCTCTCCTTGATACAATCTTCTTGGAAAGGTACCGGTCAACTATATTAATGGTAAGGTAGAGTGTTTCAGGCGTGAGTTCGAATCTTCTATGAACGTCAATCAACCAGTCTATGAGAATAGACCTCATCTTCACATTGATGTCTGGCTGTGAATTCATGTAATCGTGTACTCGGCTCTCATCCTGCATCAAAAATTTCCATTATAGCAATAGAGAGAggaaatttaaattagaaataATGATTTGATGAGACTAGAAAGTACTTCTGTGAGCTTGTAAAACTTGTAGATGTCATCAACATATTCAGCTACTgccaaatcatcattttcatctCCCATATCAATGTTCACAATCTGATCTTGCTTATCTGTGACTCCACAAGCAACCTGGGGGAAATCTAATTCAGTAAACACaatgaaatacaaaaaaggAGTAAAAATCTCTCAAAAACATGTGGCAGAAGAAGACGACCGATCACCTTGCTTCGAGCAGTGAGGATCGCAGTAAGCGTCTTGATTTCCTTCCTTGAGGACCGTTCCCTTGACTTTCTTCCACTGACAGATTTAACCTTTTCCCCTTCAGAACTAATCACGACTATAGTCTCGGGTTCAGGCTTATCAATTGCCTTCTTTTGAGCTTCTGCTAACTTCTTAGTACCATGCTTTCTGTTAACTGCTACTTTATCATCCACAACTGCTACAATCGGGTTCTGCAGTAATACATTATTTAATGGATTGAGTTGGTATAGTTTCaattctaagtttttttttttaataggaataTAAGCAGTTGACAAAGTTTActaccttcttcttctctgCTTCAGCTTGTGCATTAGCCAACAGTTGTGCATGATAGCTCCTGCAAGGTCAAAAAACTCATTCAATGAGACATGcacacgcgcacacacacacagagagagagagagagagagagagagagaggagttaaCCTCGTAATGGGGCGGTGTTTTGCTTCTGCAATACGAACCACCTCTTGATTGCCAATGTCTCCTAGAACTCGCCGATTCCTTCGTTGTCCTTGGTCATTCTTTACCTTACCTTCccctaaaaataaaacaagaaattttGGAGATTCATTAACAtggaatgaaagaaaattaaactaGAAGAAACAAAAGGCCCCAAGGCAGCCTGAGCCAATAAGTAAACTAAAATGTCATAAAGACACTGAGAtcaaaaatcatgaaaattttcaGTATAGAGAGGCCCCAACCAATCAATCTAGGCTGTCACACATAAatcatagaaaaaaataataggaTAATCATAACAATCACAGAAACCCAATACATCCAGATTTCAATAATATGAAGAAAGAATGTAACAATCATATCTACATGAACTTCCCTGCCCACTTGATCAAAACCAATAGAAAGGGTTGGATTACAAGGAGCCACAATccatcaattaaaaattaaggaaaacCACAAAGCCTCCAAATGAAAATCAATGGATCCAAGCCTCCAAATGTCTATGAAGCACCCTAACCCATCTGTTTGAAGAAACAAATaacacccacaaaaaaaaaaaaaaaaaaaaaaaaaaaaaaaaaaaagaaacaaggttttttttttttttttttttttttttttttttttttttttttttgataatatgcAAAGCCCAATCTTGAAAAAAGTAATGTTGTATACAATAATCAGAACAAACCCAGTTGCAAAAGAACACAAACTATAcaataaaaagtaacaaaagcAACCAGATTTATAtgaatataaatttacaaacaGTCAATCAAGAAAACCCACATGAGATTATCATAgcaataattaataaaagaaactaaaaagaaCTAAACCCATTTGCAAATCCACAAAATTTACAATAAAGATAGTAAAATGAAATCAAAGCCTATATGAATCCATACACCATCAACCAATAAAATCCACAAtcaaatagaaacaaaaaaataataaaaaataaaaaaacgcagatcaagttaaaacttaaaaagtagTGTGACAAACCTCTGGGTTGTGGTGGAAGAACTGCTCTTGCTTCCATTGCCGATTCTTTGTGATTTTCTCTGAAattattttctgggttttgcttTCAGACCCgttaacctctctctctcttttgctctTTATGTGTGTGGTTTGCTTTCTCAAGGGCATATAAGGAAGCTATCGAATCGATGTAATTTACCCCTAACGGTcatattctcttttctttaatttgaattatgaCCGTTTGATTTTAATGGACATTGATCGTACGGATGAAAAAGAGAGTGTGTATATTATAAAGAACTAATTAccgcattaaaaaaaaaaaaaaaaaaaaaaaaaaaccctcaagtAACACTTCTATCcaaaaaagtatttaaaaaaacattctttctatctttttcttaaaaaaagaaagtcttttatgttttaattaaaaaataaaaataaaataaaacacacaaaaatatcACACATTACCAcgtatattttatattatattgcaTTAGTATGGTTCCAAGCATCAACTTTGACAAGGTTAGGATTAATGGTTCATTAATTCTATTATCAGATAAATTGTTggataattagaaaaaaaaaatgcaattgttGGACAgctggtttttcttttctttatttatttatttatttatttatacaagaCAGTTTGTTATATTCCTAactaattttgttaatattaaaaaaaaactaaaatttgttaaatataGTATTATTGAATTAAGTATgtgatatataaaaataaagtacagatataaataaaaagaaaaattaacatttCATATGCAAAAATAAAGATTCATATGAGCATTCTACTATTAAATTTATGCTAGTAGATAGTTAAAACAAATGagagtatatatatgtgtgtgtgtgagaaatCTCAGATTACAGACAAATGGACAAATAGTATGGTGGATAGAATTCAGAACCTCTAGGTTTACAACATGTTTTTGAAGTTCATTAAATCTATCACTTAAGTATCTCCAAAAGAATTGATACTCTATTTAACActtttatttaaacaaaagaaattcaATGATTACAATATAGGAGGTAGTTTTGAACCCTAAACGTATTCattgaaaacactaaaaaatgtcaattaagAAGTGTTACTTTggaccctaaaaaaaaaaaaaagtgttacttTGAGAAACACTTCCCTAAAAGGAatgttagtattttatttatttaattaaagttttggGCCTTTTGGCCCAAAGGAATAGGGAAAGGAAGATTCTGACAAGTACATGAATCACGATTGTGCTGGCCCTTGGGGGCTAAAGAAGGTTGATGTCTCGTATCATATTGCCAAACTCTCTCTTCCTATATGCACTAAGCCTATTTTGGTTGCTTCAAATTAGCATCAAACTATTGTAGGGTCGGTATAAAAAACCATTAGAATCCAACTAGGGGTAGTTTAAGTTGAGTTCCCTCTCATCAATGGAAATTTATTAGATATTCTGGGAATATTGCTTCCACCTCTAACATGAAGGCAAGcctccttatatatataaaattttgaataatgatacaactacaaactattttataatatttttacaaactattgatgtgacaaatttttattaattctaatatgGATCCATCACGGATATCACATTTATGTTTACCAACATttatgtaaaaatgttgtaaattaGTTTGTATTTGTAGTattataataaaacttttccattacaacccaaaaacttaaattatttggCTATTTAAGCATTAATTTGCCAATTATCCTATCCTCAAGCCATCCTAATTCATCATTTCTTTTAGGTTCACAAAGTAAAACCATCTTGCCGGCAGGAACTCCCACATATCCCACAAAGTAAACCATCTTCCCATGCTCGCTTAAGAAATggcaaaaattacaaaataatctctatttaattttaattattttaattggtgttgttttgaagttattttagaattaatatattctttaaaattgtgttaaccacaattttagtaaaaagtCTAGGGGTCAGTTTAAATcattataagtaaaataaatgttattttgcaaattttgcCCTTAAGAAAAATGTTTTGCATATTATGGACCATGAAACATGATCTGAGGTTTGATATGGGAAAGGAATACTAAAAAATTTGACTTCTCATGAGTAAAGGAATACTCAAgaagtttaccaaaaaaaaaaggaatactCAAGAAACCCGGGATGTTTTCATGTCAGGGACTCATTCCAACTCTGCAAATTCAAAgtccaaataaagaaaataaacataaaatggaATTCACTAAATTGCCTAATGGTTGAATGAGCCACCCCGGTCAAACCATCTgtaattaataaaaagttaaaaactcaATCAATGATGGCAAAATGGAATTACCTCAAAAGAAGCATAATTGGGCAATCTGTCTTTCTCAAATAGCAATACTATTGAGAGCAGACAAGACACAACATTCATTGCAAATTTAAAAATCCTGTAAAaactcgtttttttttttttttgagaaacttgttAGTAAAGAGAAAATGGACTAAAAATCTTCAAGTTGTTTGCAGCCCactattttaatgaaaattttggttcCTGTTTTGAATTGGAAAGCAAATTTGGACAGATTCAACCAACATTGTCATCTACCAATCAAAGTTTTCTATTCATTTTGAAGTATAAAAATGtatgaaaatgatttttgttaCTGAATGATTTTTGtatgaaaatgtatgaaaatgatttttgttaCTGAATACATTGCTCGTCTATATATTCAAAAATATCAACCAAATCAGAAGATTCTGATATCCAGTTCAGCACTATTATTATATGTATGGAGTATAGAATAAGATTCTGATCATTTCTTCATGATCATGTGGCCTGAAAGCATTTCGCTGGAGTGAAAAGAGCAACAGAACCTCGGTCGGGATTTGAGAATTTACAGTAAATCACCCTCAGCTTGCTCTCTGCAGCAGCAGCCACGTGACAGTAAACCAGTAGCTTAGCACAATTCCTGTGACAAAGAAATCCGACTCAAATTAGTACCTTTTTTTGGCAGAATAAATTAGTACATCAAGTGAAGCTCACCAAACAAGAAATCAGGAGGACATTGTGGAACAAAAAGACATTACATTAACTGTTCTTCAGAGTAGCCTGTATGATGCTTTAAGGTTTCACTCCAAAAGGGGCTCTTAGCAAGGGTACATCGGGCAGCATAGACAGCTGCAGCCGCGATCATGGATGGACAATACAAAATTATCGTTGGATAATGCATGAGACCAATCTCAGCTAGAAAGAATACCATATTCTCCATCTACATAACCAGgccaggtaaaaaaaaaaaaaaacaggaaaGAAGGCAATTAATTTATGCTTACTCTTTTCAAAAGAAGTGGAAAGTGGTTTTGTTTGTAAAATCTACATAACCAGgccaggtaaaaaaaaaaaaacaggaaaGAAGGCAATTAATTTATGCTTACTCTTTTCAAAAGAAGTGGAAAGTGGTTTTGTTTGtaaaatacaataaacataGTACCTCTTTATCTGGTGAAACAGAAGCTTTGATAAATCGAACGAGAAAAACATATGGCGTAGGAACTGTTAAGTACCACTCCAACTTCCCCAAAATTGCTTTCTCCATGACAAGTATCTGCTCTCCTGTATAAGCATAGTCTGACAGGCAGATAAAGTCATTAACCTGCACATTCCATACCCC
Coding sequences within:
- the LOC126718262 gene encoding G2/mitotic-specific cyclin S13-7-like, whose product is MEARAVLPPQPRGEGKVKNDQGQRRNRRVLGDIGNQEVVRIAEAKHRPITRSYHAQLLANAQAEAEKKKNPIVAVVDDKVAVNRKHGTKKLAEAQKKAIDKPEPETIVVISSEGEKVKSVSGRKSRERSSRKEIKTLTAILTARSKVACGVTDKQDQIVNIDMGDENDDLAVAEYVDDIYKFYKLTEDESRVHDYMNSQPDINVKMRSILIDWLIDVHRRFELTPETLYLTINIVDRYLSKKIVSRRELQLVGMSSMLLACKYEESYCLQVDDLVCISDYAYPDTQILVMEKAILEKLEWYLTVPTPYVFLVRYIKASVAPDLEMENMVFFLAELGLMHYPTTILYCPSMIAAAAVFAAHCTLNKTPFWSETLKHYSGYSEEQIMDCAKLLVEFHSAAAESKLKVVYGKYSCSDRGAVALVPPPKSLLARST